ACCGGCGTGCATCGAATCATTTGCTGCTATTGACAAGGCGTCGATCGTGAAAGACCTCAGGTTTCTTCATCAATGGGCCACTGATACTACTGCGCATTCCTAGCAAGGCTGAGAGACCAGCCAAGACGGGAGGTCTGCTGACTGGGCTGTTTCACGGGCGACTATCTGAGCTCGATCACCTGCCTCTGGACTCATGCTGGGAAGCGACCTCTTGTGAGAGCCTGATGACTACTCTGTACATCCTACTCCTTGAGTGAGGTAGTCCTCACGACTCAACTACTCACCTGCTCGCTCTCCACTCATTCGATGGTTTCTTCTGGTTGATAGCACCCAATTCATTCACCGCCCGCTTATCAAGAGTCACCGCCTTTCTCCGCACTATTGAAAGATTCCGAAATGCCCCACCCGGGTGCTTCTCATCGTCCAATCGGAACAAGATGTGACTGAGCACAAGCAGAGCTAATGGGTCTCAGCTGCGGTCCACTGATTGGATGTATTCTGCCCCCCGTGCtgctgttttttttttctccccctgGTGACAGCGTCGCGCGCAtcggcgaggaggagagacAAATCATCTGGAAGCGGTGCCCCAAGTGATAATACACGACTGCGCAGGCCCCCAGGTTTCCCCTCAATCTTTGTTTAAAATCCGCAATCTCCATCGGCTCCCCCTgactttccccctcccccaatcGACGGCAAAAATGTCAAAGGCAACCTTGGCTGTGATCGCAGCCGCCAGTGCGGCCACCGGCGCCGGAGTGACGGCTCTGCTGTACTCGTCCAAGTCCTCATCCCAACCGTCGCCACAGAACCAGCAACAAGTGCCTCCTCCCCCGTCGATGGCGGGAGGTGTCAAGGTGCCTACCGCCGTGCCAGCCCCAACTTTGGCAGCCAAGGCCAGTGCTGGGGTTGGCCCCGTCAATCCCGCCGGCATCCTACAATACGGCTTCCCCGGCCCCGTCGCCGACGAACTGTCCACACTACCACTTCACGGTGCCTACGACCGTCGCACCCGGAACCCGGCCTGGGTCGCTGAGCATATCACTCCGCAGTCGCTGGCGATGAACAATGCCGATCGTAAGCACAGCACGTTCGCCGAGGATACCTCCATCCCGGCCCTGTTCCGCGCCAAGTTGGCCGATTACTTCCGTTCGGGCTACGACCGCGGCCATCAAGTGCCGGCGGCCGACGCCAAGTGGTCGCAGGGGGCCATGGACGATACATTCTACCTGAGCAACATGTGCCCTCAGGTCGGCGAGGGTTTCAACCGGGACTACTGGGCGCACTTTGAAGACTTTTGTCGGAAGCTGGCGACTCGGTACCCCTCCGTGCGAGTGGTCACAGGGCCACTGTACCTGCCGCATCGTGATCCGGATGGGAAATGGCGGGTCAACTACGAGGTGATTGGGAACCCCCCCAACGTTGCCGTGCCCACCCACTTCTACAAGGTGATCTACGCCGAGGACGGCACTGAGTCCCCCACCAGCAAGGTCGCCCTGGGTGCCTTTGTCTTGCCCAACGCCCGAATTCCCAACGAGAAGAGCCTCTCCGACTTTGAGGTGCCCTTGGAAGCGGTGGAACGCGCTTCGGGCTTGGAGTTTGCCGCCAAGCTGGACCCCAGCCGTCGCCGCCGCCTGTGCCAGGAAATCAAGTGTGACATTGTCGTGCGCGAGTTTAACAACACTCGCAAGCGCAActaagagagagagagagagagagagagagagaattggGCGCGCGAAGGATAGAGTTCCATGAGCGAGGGATCAGTTGTTCATCTCCATACTTTGGAACAATTCATGTCAGAGCTTGGGGTGGATCCATTGAAAGGTTCAGCCGGCTTTTGTATATTTAGAACCTATTTGCATCGTTGGGGCGTTCATCATTTTGGAGTGGACCCACTCACGGAAGATGCATCTACGCATTTGCACGAATTGTATGTGTTTTCTTGGAAGTGCGTCCGTGCAATAGAAATAATTCGCAACGGACATTAACCGCCGTAGCTTCAGGTGGCGTTTCTCtattccatcttccaagtcTGGATGGGAATGGGCAGCATCGATCGagcatcatcaccatcgtcACCATTCTCATCCGCATTCATCTCAACACTGGAATGCCACGCCGGTTTTCTCGGCGACGGTGCTTCCGCCTCCCGCGAAGCCGGTCCCTTCGGAGCTGATCTCCACGAGGCCGGGCTGAATGGCCTCtttgtccttcttcttggactttttcttGGTCGTGGTCGTCGAGTCCTCACCGGGGGTCTCATGTGAGCCCTTGGGTGTGATATCCGTCTCGCAGACGTAGCATAACACCAGACCATGGAGGGCGGCCGTCTTGGCCTGCTCCTCTTTCGAAGCGTGGGGATCTGGAACGTCGTGAGGAGTCATGAATTTGGTCACACAGGGCGAGCAGATGACATGACCACAAGGTTTGGTGACTAGATCGCGATGTCCAACCGATGAGAATTAGCTGTGTACCACTCAAGGACCGTCTCACCCGGACCTCATTCGAAGACGGACGCGGGGAAAGATCTGCGATTCCCAGACCCTCAATCATCAGGTGTACATACGCATCGCCTTCAACCCATTGCTCAGAGTCTTCTTGCAACTGGGACACACTCGGGACACAGTTCCACCCGCGCCCGTTTCCTCCGTGAAATGCACGTCAACCAGCGACTTTAAGGAGTAACTGTGCTTGTGTTTCTCGTTCGACCCGGGGCAGATTGGTGTCAATTTGACTGTCTTACTGGCCGTGATGGCATCGTGATCCGTCGAGGGAGTCAATGAGGGAACCCAGAAGGAGGGCAACGCCGATTTGCTCGAATCCTGCACCAAAAGTCAATTCCCCCGCCAATTCATGGATGAGTCCGTCAGTCCCAGCCCGAGTTCCATCTGCGTCTTCCAGCACCATCATGTCATGCACGTCTTCAACTTCACAAAGCCCCCACACACAATGCAAagctcctccatctcatcc
The window above is part of the Penicillium oxalicum strain HP7-1 chromosome VI, whole genome shotgun sequence genome. Proteins encoded here:
- a CDS encoding Mitochondrial nuclease, which gives rise to MSKATLAVIAAASAATGAGVTALLYSSKSSSQPSPQNQQQVPPPPSMAGGVKVPTAVPAPTLAAKASAGVGPVNPAGILQYGFPGPVADELSTLPLHGAYDRRTRNPAWVAEHITPQSLAMNNADRKHSTFAEDTSIPALFRAKLADYFRSGYDRGHQVPAADAKWSQGAMDDTFYLSNMCPQVGEGFNRDYWAHFEDFCRKLATRYPSVRVVTGPLYLPHRDPDGKWRVNYEVIGNPPNVAVPTHFYKVIYAEDGTESPTSKVALGAFVLPNARIPNEKSLSDFEVPLEAVERASGLEFAAKLDPSRRRRLCQEIKCDIVVREFNNTRKRN